Part of the Ruegeria sp. AD91A genome, TGCGTTCCCGAAGATCTTCGGCGCACAATCGACAGCTCACATTCACCGTTTTTTTCACATCCGCAGGAATTGGCTGAGCTTTTGTCCGAACTGGCAGGCAAACTCTAGTAACCTGTCTTAACGACATGGGTTGTGAGGGCGAACTCTCTCTTCCCTCATTCGTCGAGCATGAATAGGGTGCCGCACACAACTCATTTGTTCTGGTCCCATGCGTCTGCCGTTTTTCTTCATCCTCAGCATCGTCATGATCGATGCCATGGGCATTGGTCTTGTGATGCCGATCATGCCGCAACTGATTGTCGAGGTTCAGGGCGGCTCCCTGGCCAATGCCGCAATCTGGGGCGGTGTCCTGAGTACAGCGTTTGCGGCAATGCAATTCATCTTTGGGCCCATTCTGGGAAACCTGTCCGATGCTTATGGGCGCAGAACCGTATTGCTGGTGTCTTTGTTCGTGATGGCCTTGGACTACGTCGTCATGGCCGTGGCGGGCAGCATCTGGCTTTTGCTGGCCGGTCGTATCATCGGAGGCATTACGGCGGCCACCCATTCGACAGCCGCGGCTTTCATGGCGGATGTGTCCGACCCAAAAGACAAGGCCGCAAATTTCGGCCTTCTGGGCGCGGCTTTTGGCGTAGGTTTCGTCCTGGGTCCGGTGATTGGCGGATTGCTTGGCGAATTCGGAACCCGGGCGCCATTCTGGGCTGCGGCAGGGTTGGCGGCGCTGACCTTTTGCATCGGATACTTCGTGATGCCTGAAACGGTAACCGCCGAGAACCGGCGTGATTTCAACCTGCGGCGCGCAAATCCGGTGAATTCGCTTCGCGCCATTGCAGCATTGCCGGGCATCCGGCCGATGCTGTGGGTCTATTTCCTGTATTCGGTTTCAATCTACGTCTATCCCGCCATCTGGTCTTACTTCACAACCGAGCGGTTCGGTTGGTCACCACAAATGATCGGCCTGTCTCTTGGTGTCTATGGTATCGGAATGGCCGTCGTGCAAGGCGGCCTGATCCGCCCGGCCATCCGGCTTTTGGGCGAGCGGGGTACAATCATCTATGGCATGGTTTTTGAGATCATAAGCTTTGCCATTCTGGCCTTTCTGACCAACGGCCTGATCGCACTGCTTCTCATCCCAATTACCGTCATTGGGGCGGTCATCACGCCCGCCCTTCAGGCAATGATGTCAAGGGCCACACCAGATTCGCAGCAAGGCGAATTGCAAGGTGTCCTGACTGCGTTGCATGCGCTTTCCATGGTGATCTCACCGTTGGTGATGACCAGCGTATTCGCGCAGTTCATTCGACCCGACACCCCGCTCTACCTGCCCGGCGCCCCTTTTCTGTTGGCACTTTTGTTGATGCTGGCAGGATTTCTTCTGTTCAGGCGGTCCCGGCCTGCCGTAGCGTAACAACGACACGCAAATGGCGGTTTCTGCCTTGCGAGCCGCCTTTTCCCACGCCACCGTGAACCCAACCGGAGTGAGGAAAAACATGCAAAAAATCAAAGCAGCAGTCTGCCGGGCATTTGGCGAGACATTGGTGATCGAAGAAGTCTATCTGGCGCCCCCCGGCACGGGCGAGGTCGAGGTGACACTGGAGGCTGTTGCCATATGTCACTCGGACATTTCATATGCTGACGGAGCATGGGGAGGGTTCCTGCCAGCCGTTTACGGGCACGAAGCCGCAGGCGTGATCAGCGCGGTCGGAGAGGCCGCAGGAGATTTCAAAGTCGGCGACCCTGTGGTGGTGACTCTGATCCGCGCCTGCGGGTCTTGCCCTGCCTGTGCAGGCGGGCAACCGACAATTTGCGAAACACCGTACGATACTGTCAAAGGACCATTGAAAACGAGCGACGGCGGCCCACTCGAACAGGCGATGGCATGCGGGGCCTTTGCCGAAAAGGTTGTGGTGAGCCACCGCCAGATTGTCAAAATCCCCGAAAACCTGCCCAAGGAACTGGCCAGCCTGCTGTCCTGCGGCGTGATCACTGGGGTTGGTGCTGCGGTGAATGCGGCAGGCGTGCGCCCCGGTCAGGACGTTGTGGTCATTGGGGCGGGCGGGGTTGGCCTGAACGCAATTCAAGGCGCGCGGATTGCAGGCGCGCGGCGGATCGTGGCCGTGGACATGACCGAAGAAAAGCTTGAGATCGCCAAAGAGTTCGGCGCGACCCACGGCGTCCTGGCCAGCTTGGATCAACCATGGAAAGCCGCATACAGGGCGCTGGGTGGACGCGGTGCCGATGCCGTTCTGATCACCGTCGGCGCGATTCCCGCTTATGATCAGGCCCCGCGCTATCTTGGGCGCGGCGGTAAGGCGATCATGATCGGGATGCCACATTCCGGTGACATGGCCAGCTATGAACCCGTTGTATTGGCAGCCCTGGGTCAGGGCGTCGTCGGGTCGAAAATGGGCGACGTTGTCATTCAGCGTGACATACCCTGGATGGTGGACCTTTACGCACAGGGACGGCTGAAACTGGATGAGCTGATCTCGGGCCGCTGGTCACTGGATCAGATCAACGAGGCCATCGCCGACACCAAAACCGGATCGGCCAAGCGAAATGTAATCCTGTTCGACAGGACCTGACCCACCGAAAGGATTTGGGATGAAACTGCAGGATCTCGACATCATCGTCACCGTCCCGCCCGCTCCGGGCTGGGGAGGGCGCTACTGGATACTTGTCAAAGTGACGACTGATACCGGCATCACCGGCTGGGGTGAATGCTATGCCTCGTCCGTGGGGCCCGAGGCGATGCGTCATGTCATTCAGGACGTGTTTGAACGACATATGCTGGGCGAGAACCCCGAGAACATCGAGCTCATGTTTCGTCGCACCTACTCCAGCGGCTTTACGCAGCGCCCGGACCTGACGGTGATGGGTGCGTTCTCGGGGTTGGAAATTGCCTGCTGGGATGTTCTGGGCAAAGACCGGGACAGGCCGGTCCACGCGCTTCTGGGTGGCCGGATGAATGACCGGATTCGGGCCTATACTTACCTGTATCCCCTGCCTCAGCACAACCTGAACGATTTCTGGACCTCTCCCGAACAGGCGGGCGAAACGGCGGCGGAAATGGTGCGCCGCGGCTACACCGCCGTGAAATTCGACCCGGCCGGTCCCTATACGATCCGCGGCGGCCATATGCCCGCGATGAGTGACATTTCCATGTCCGTCGCCTTCTGCAAAGCGATCCGCGAGGCCGTGGGGGACAGGGCGGATCTTCTGTTCGGCACACATGGCCAGTTCAACACGGCCGGGGCTATTCGGCTGGGACAGGCGTTGGAACCATATCAGCCCCTTTGGTTCGAGGAACCTACACCGCCTGACAATATCGAAGATATGGCCCGCGTCGCCCGCAACGTACGCATACCGGTTGCTACCGGAGAGCGGATGACCACGAAGGCAGAATTCGGAGCCGTCCTGCGTGCCGGAGCAGCCGAGATTCTGCAACCGGCGCTGGGACGTGCAGGCGGAATCTGGGAGATGAAAAAAGTCGCAGCCATGGCCGAGGTCTTCAACGCTCAGATGGCACCGCATCTGTATGCCGGTCCGGTCGAATGGGCCGCCAACATCCATCTGGCCGCTTCCATTCCCAATCTGCTGCTTTTAGAAACCATCGAAACACCGTTCCACGATCAACTGATCAAGGGCTCGATCCGGATCGAGAATGGGTTCGTCGCCGCCCCGACAGCTCCGGGCCTTGGGATCGATGTCGACGAAGACCTGGCCCGCGCGCACGCATATGACGGAGAAGGGTTGCATCTGCAAATGCAGGAGGACCCATGCGACTACGTTGACGGCAACGCTTTTCACGGGGGTGCTCCGGCAACCGAGGGGTGACAATACCAGTGGCCTTGATGCATATTGCCATCACAAATCACGATACAACGGTCAGAAAGTGGCACTAAACGAAACCGGACCTCAGGCACACCTAACAGACGCTCCGTCGGACATGAAAGATAGTGCAGCACGCGCGGCTGCATTTCTTAAAACACTGGCGCATGAGGGGCGCCTGATGATCTTGTGCCATCTTGGTAGTGGTGAAAAATCCGTCGGCCAGCTTGAAGATTTACTTCAGTTGCGGCAGGCCGCAGTCAGCCAGATGCTGGCCCGCCTGCGCGAGGAAGAGTTGGTCTCGACGCGTCGGGAAGGCAAAACGATCTACTATTCATTGCGCGACGGAAACACTGAAAAAGTGATCCGTCTGCTTTACGATCTGTTCTGCGACACGGACTGCTGATCGCTAATTGGACACATATCCGGCAATAACCTGCAACAGCTTGAACGCGGTTGCTGCATCGTTTTCCACAACGGCAAGGAATTCTTCTTCACCGATCCGCAAACAGGAAAGCGGGGTTTCTGCCACCATGCTTAGCGCACGTGGTTCTTTTCTGATCAGGCCCAACTCTCCGACCAAAGCGCCGGGCCCGACTTTGGTGATCAATTGGTCAGGCCCCTGTTCTTGTGGCAGGTAAAGACCTGCTTCGCCCTCCAAAACCACATAGGCGCCGTCGGTGGGCTGGTCATCTTTCAAGAATACCACTTGCCCTGGCTCGGCATCAAACCAGCGCGCACCAAAGGCCAGCAGACGCAGCTGCCGCCGATCCAGACCAGAAAACAAGGGGGTTTGTTCCAAGGCGCGTAGTTTCCGCGTCAAATCTGCCGATGCTGCACTGTCTTCCTCCACTTCCACGGGTCCTCCGTCCGAGACCACACGACCTTGCATGATCTCCACGTACATGTCGAATGCACCGGGGTTTTCGAACCGATCATTCAAATAGACAACGGTGGTTTCCGGCAGCAGTTCACGGAGCCGTTTAAAGACGGCCACCTGCGTTTTCATGTCATAGCTGGCCAGTGCGTTTTCCAGAATCAGAATATCAGGTTTCTTGATCGCCGCACGTGTAAAGGCCAAGGGTTCGGCAAACACCGCCGGAAGATTCTGACCGCCCAGAGCAACCTGAACATCATAAATCAACTCAGTAACCAATGGCCGCGCGCCATTTTCCGCCAACACATCGACAATCAGCTTGCGGGCTTCATCCGAACGGGCCCCGCCAATTTGGCTGACTTTCCCGAACAGCGCATTTTCCATGACCGTCAATCCAGGCGCAAAGACGTCCGGATCCAGTGGAACGAAGACGTCCTTCAAACGCTCCATCAGTTTCTCGGAATGGCTGTGCCGCAGTTCGAGGATGCGATCCTTCAGTTCGTCCGTGAACGCAGGCCCGATCTGTTCGGCAGAGATCACAAAAGGGACGGCCAGCATATTGGCCAACTGTTCGTCATCCAGCCCGTCCGAACCTTCTTTGCGGGTCTGGTCCACCAGATCCACCGCGACTTCATAGGTCTTTGCGTCAAGACCGAGCTTTTGGAACAACGGGTGGTCCGTTCCATCGATCCCGAAGATCTGGCGCAGCATTTCGATCACATCGCGGGTCAACGCGATCAATGTCTCGTCCAGCCCCAATTCGCGTAACTGTCCTAGAAAAACCTTCTGTTGCGCAAGCAAAGCTTGTGTCACAGGAACACGTGGCGTTGCGAAAAGCAGGTTTTCAGCCACAGGCAGGGCCGCGTTATACGCGTTCCGGTCAAAGACAAGTGCCTGTTGTTCCAGTCCCGCTTCACGAACGGCTTGCTGCACAAGCGGGCGCAACTCGATCAGTTTCTTTGCCAGTTCACAATGCTCGGCCGCATCAAAACATTGTTCCGCGCCCCGTTGGAACAGCGCTGCGCCAAAGCCCATTCCATCAATCAACTGCAACCACCAGGCACGCAATTCTGCGGCGTCCTGAAAGCCGGCCAGAGATGGATCAAGCCATTCCGCCCTGAACGGGTCAGCACTGTTCCCCGCCCTCAGGGATTCGAGAAAATCCGGATCGTCCGTGGAGTCAGTCAGCGGTTTGAACCGCATCGGCATCATCACGTTGTCGCCCAACGTACCCTGAAACATGACTGGGCGCGATGTGACATACCCGATACGTACGGCGACAACTGCCTGATGCAACTCAGCCAGTTTCAGATCTCCGATCCGCACCTGACCAGCACTGGGCCGTATTTCCCGTGTCAGCAATTCGCCAATGGCGCGTCGATCTTCTTCACTGGGTGCGGCGATACCAATTGTCTTCCCGGCAGGAAAGCTGAGGTCCAAATCATCAAGCACCTGATTGCCATCCATGTCCCGCACCGAAACATGATCCAAAACAATTTTGCCGTTCAGGTGTGGCCACTTGGCAGGTTCACCTTCAAACAAGGTTTCATCGAGCATTCCGGCCGGAGCAAACCGGTCAATGACCACGTCCCAGCGCAGCGACATGTCCTGGGTCTGGTTGTAGTAGGTCAGCAGCTCTTTCCATGGCGAGCTGAGATCCTTGTACGCAGCCAATGCGGCAACCAGCGCCCCCAGCGAAACTGAACCCTGAAGCACCAACAGACCGCCAATCAGGTAGAACATGAATGGTGTAAGCTGCGAGATGAAGTTATTCAGGAACTTCATGAAGAACTTCTTTTGATAGATCTGGAAACGGATGCCGAACAGGCGACCCAATTGCTCAGAGATCATCGACCGCCGATAACGCCAGCCGCCATTGGTCCGAAGGGTGGACGCGCCCACCGCGTTCTCGCCGATCTGCGCGGCGAGAACGCGAACCTCCTGAATGCGTTTTTTGTTCAGCAGGTTGATCTGGCGCTGTAGTTTGGGGATCAACCAGGCCTGCAACGGAATGAGGGCCACAGCGGCAAGCCCAAACCAGACGCTTTGCAGGAACAGGAAGGAAAGTATGGTGATCATTTGCCCGGCCTGAAGAACCGGTTGACTGATCGCATCGCCCATCAAGCCGCCCATCGGCTCGCTTTCGGCGGTGATCATTGACACCATCTCGCCCTGGCTGACTCGCTCGAAATAGGGTTGAGGAAAGCGCAGCGCCCGATTGATCAACTGATAGCGAAAGCGCCGCAGCATCCGTTCACTCAGCACACCTTTCATGGTGTTGATGCGCATTTTCATCAGGCCATGGCACAGCACTGCCGCCAGAAAGGCAAAGCACAGAATAATCAGAAAATTGGTCTGCGACATAGAATAGCCCCAGACTGTCACCTCGGAGGTGGACGACCCGATCGCGTCATTGATTATTCGTTTTGGCAACTCAAGAGTGAGGTACAGCAACGGAAACAACGTCGCCGTCACGGCCAGCAGGATCAGCTGTTCGCGCTTGGAGTATTTCCAGATAAAGCGGAATATTGTGCGTTCTATGGAACCTGCCCCTGCTGCTGACCGACGACGCGGATTGAACGTAATGCATGCAATTTCAACAGCATGAATCAAATGTCATCCAGATAGGATAAGCAAATTTTTTCCTTTTGGAAAATTTCTTGATGTAATGTGAACTAGTTCATTTACGCGAGCCCGTTTTATTGCCTAATGTTGGCCTGAGAACGATATCGGGAGGGTTCTTTTGGCAGCCAGTTTTGGCGCAGTGTTTCTTATGCTTTGTCTTTTGCTGATCAAGCATATGTTCGCTGACTACTACCTCCAGACACCGAAGATGCTCTCCGGCCGGGGTGAGTATTTTCATTTGGGACGCGCGCAACATGCCGCTGTGCATGTTGTGGGTTCTGTCGTCGTTTTTTTGGTATTCGGCGCACCGCTGCTTTTCATTCTGATCATCGCGGCGCTGGAGTGGTTTATCCATTTCAATATCGATTACATCAAAGCCAGCTATTCAGACAAAAAGCGGCTTGAGCCAACGCAAGCCGCTTTTTGGCGCGCGGCAGGTTTAGATCAGTTGATGCACAACCTGACTTATTTGGCGATGGTTTGGGCGTGGGTCACCTTCGCCGCCGCCTGATCCGTGCTAGGCTGCATGGTCCAATACACCAAGCCGATAGGCCGACAGCCACATCCGATCCAGCACATCAATCTCATCAGGGTCGAACCGGTGCTCAACTTCCCAATACCGACCCGAGGCAACATAGTATCCAAGGTCGTTTTCAAAACGCCTTGCTTTTTGCATGGCACTAACAGCGGGAAGCGGTGCTGCAGTCAGGTCGGATATCCTGGCTGACGGGAAAACCAGCCGACTCGGCCCATTGGACAACCGCACGGTTCTGCACCCCTGAGCGCCCGCGAAAAGCCCCAGCCGTGCGGATTTCGCTTCAAGCGAGCGCAGTGTCACATCCTTTCGCAACGGGTCTGCAGTGCCGTTTCCATAAAAATGCGTTCGCCCCGAACCTGAATACATCATGTCGCAGCCAAAAAACGCCAGTACATCCGGTTCCAGAGCTGACAAAACCCAATATCCAGCCGTGAAAGCCATCGTTCCGCCAGCGTAGACGAACCCACCATAGTGATTCTGTCTGGGGACGTATTCGTCGGCAGTGACTATGTGTTGAGTACCGAGGACGACCGCAGGGCGGCGCTCTGCCGGGAAATCTTCAGGATGGATCAGGTAATCCCAGTCGTCTCGGATGCGCCACGCGTTGTTGATGGCAACGACATATGTGAATGGCACGCGCGACCATGTCCGCGCCGCCAGCGCCGAAGGGGCACTACCAAGGATCAATACGGTGGTCTTTGGGTCGGTCATAGTGGGGCCACGCTTGTTAACAGCCCCACACGACATAGACCTTTTGCGTAACGCGGCTAGCCCAGAACCGAGAAACTGCTTTCTTCATTGATCGGGCGTTTGCGTGAGTAGAAACCCACGTCGATTGTCCGCTTGATGTATGGCAATTCGAACTGCAACGGGTTCGCGTCGTGATCCGCGCCACTTTCGCAGTAGTCGAT contains:
- a CDS encoding cyclic nucleotide-binding domain-containing protein, producing MFRFIWKYSKREQLILLAVTATLFPLLYLTLELPKRIINDAIGSSTSEVTVWGYSMSQTNFLIILCFAFLAAVLCHGLMKMRINTMKGVLSERMLRRFRYQLINRALRFPQPYFERVSQGEMVSMITAESEPMGGLMGDAISQPVLQAGQMITILSFLFLQSVWFGLAAVALIPLQAWLIPKLQRQINLLNKKRIQEVRVLAAQIGENAVGASTLRTNGGWRYRRSMISEQLGRLFGIRFQIYQKKFFMKFLNNFISQLTPFMFYLIGGLLVLQGSVSLGALVAALAAYKDLSSPWKELLTYYNQTQDMSLRWDVVIDRFAPAGMLDETLFEGEPAKWPHLNGKIVLDHVSVRDMDGNQVLDDLDLSFPAGKTIGIAAPSEEDRRAIGELLTREIRPSAGQVRIGDLKLAELHQAVVAVRIGYVTSRPVMFQGTLGDNVMMPMRFKPLTDSTDDPDFLESLRAGNSADPFRAEWLDPSLAGFQDAAELRAWWLQLIDGMGFGAALFQRGAEQCFDAAEHCELAKKLIELRPLVQQAVREAGLEQQALVFDRNAYNAALPVAENLLFATPRVPVTQALLAQQKVFLGQLRELGLDETLIALTRDVIEMLRQIFGIDGTDHPLFQKLGLDAKTYEVAVDLVDQTRKEGSDGLDDEQLANMLAVPFVISAEQIGPAFTDELKDRILELRHSHSEKLMERLKDVFVPLDPDVFAPGLTVMENALFGKVSQIGGARSDEARKLIVDVLAENGARPLVTELIYDVQVALGGQNLPAVFAEPLAFTRAAIKKPDILILENALASYDMKTQVAVFKRLRELLPETTVVYLNDRFENPGAFDMYVEIMQGRVVSDGGPVEVEEDSAASADLTRKLRALEQTPLFSGLDRRQLRLLAFGARWFDAEPGQVVFLKDDQPTDGAYVVLEGEAGLYLPQEQGPDQLITKVGPGALVGELGLIRKEPRALSMVAETPLSCLRIGEEEFLAVVENDAATAFKLLQVIAGYVSN
- a CDS encoding helix-turn-helix transcriptional regulator translates to MKDSAARAAAFLKTLAHEGRLMILCHLGSGEKSVGQLEDLLQLRQAAVSQMLARLREEELVSTRREGKTIYYSLRDGNTEKVIRLLYDLFCDTDC
- a CDS encoding DUF3307 domain-containing protein; protein product: MLCLLLIKHMFADYYLQTPKMLSGRGEYFHLGRAQHAAVHVVGSVVVFLVFGAPLLFILIIAALEWFIHFNIDYIKASYSDKKRLEPTQAAFWRAAGLDQLMHNLTYLAMVWAWVTFAAA
- a CDS encoding mandelate racemase/muconate lactonizing enzyme family protein, which translates into the protein MKLQDLDIIVTVPPAPGWGGRYWILVKVTTDTGITGWGECYASSVGPEAMRHVIQDVFERHMLGENPENIELMFRRTYSSGFTQRPDLTVMGAFSGLEIACWDVLGKDRDRPVHALLGGRMNDRIRAYTYLYPLPQHNLNDFWTSPEQAGETAAEMVRRGYTAVKFDPAGPYTIRGGHMPAMSDISMSVAFCKAIREAVGDRADLLFGTHGQFNTAGAIRLGQALEPYQPLWFEEPTPPDNIEDMARVARNVRIPVATGERMTTKAEFGAVLRAGAAEILQPALGRAGGIWEMKKVAAMAEVFNAQMAPHLYAGPVEWAANIHLAASIPNLLLLETIETPFHDQLIKGSIRIENGFVAAPTAPGLGIDVDEDLARAHAYDGEGLHLQMQEDPCDYVDGNAFHGGAPATEG
- a CDS encoding Zn-dependent alcohol dehydrogenase — encoded protein: MQKIKAAVCRAFGETLVIEEVYLAPPGTGEVEVTLEAVAICHSDISYADGAWGGFLPAVYGHEAAGVISAVGEAAGDFKVGDPVVVTLIRACGSCPACAGGQPTICETPYDTVKGPLKTSDGGPLEQAMACGAFAEKVVVSHRQIVKIPENLPKELASLLSCGVITGVGAAVNAAGVRPGQDVVVIGAGGVGLNAIQGARIAGARRIVAVDMTEEKLEIAKEFGATHGVLASLDQPWKAAYRALGGRGADAVLITVGAIPAYDQAPRYLGRGGKAIMIGMPHSGDMASYEPVVLAALGQGVVGSKMGDVVIQRDIPWMVDLYAQGRLKLDELISGRWSLDQINEAIADTKTGSAKRNVILFDRT
- a CDS encoding TCR/Tet family MFS transporter; the encoded protein is MRLPFFFILSIVMIDAMGIGLVMPIMPQLIVEVQGGSLANAAIWGGVLSTAFAAMQFIFGPILGNLSDAYGRRTVLLVSLFVMALDYVVMAVAGSIWLLLAGRIIGGITAATHSTAAAFMADVSDPKDKAANFGLLGAAFGVGFVLGPVIGGLLGEFGTRAPFWAAAGLAALTFCIGYFVMPETVTAENRRDFNLRRANPVNSLRAIAALPGIRPMLWVYFLYSVSIYVYPAIWSYFTTERFGWSPQMIGLSLGVYGIGMAVVQGGLIRPAIRLLGERGTIIYGMVFEIISFAILAFLTNGLIALLLIPITVIGAVITPALQAMMSRATPDSQQGELQGVLTALHALSMVISPLVMTSVFAQFIRPDTPLYLPGAPFLLALLLMLAGFLLFRRSRPAVA